A single region of the Metarhizium brunneum chromosome 6, complete sequence genome encodes:
- the gsfR2_1 gene encoding Transcription factor gsfR2: MNGTKRSWDDMDDAAAAAAAAAAVTMDSFTAAFGNHGQDHSTVTITTDGTRLDDNASAASRQKSCNACVRGKRRCDKRTPQCSRCSAKGLDCIYQKLPPGASTAETCSSAGASAANLTTESAAESARPLGSVTSSCPVSAAATAGGTAGTVSASCAGLHTISSSSAASTASCVSDVPEFDMSFDMDSLGTDTSPESLQADIGVPLSNSTHGSGGLDFSIVDLMAQTTGGEPDFWNLHPFAEITTDKLQIPSVPTGHCNMTPPSMLHQNLQQLQPIRDLSLIKDAEAACMEIDPLAVHDPSTRIGYIVSFLTSMHSTFTQTRALPFMHPRLWVGQLPKVILAAFSASSAYTACGPANKGWTVRLLVDAGREIHREGERAISNEDKLSRVQALLILNSMRIFDGDLGLRAAAEREVPVLVSWLKELNSITENLEMEENLGGVNTVMREKSPKSWESWVFLESCRRTLITSYAIICISCMLKSETPNDDMWRDDIGFTASRHLWDAPNSVEFYRAWREKPQFSIQKMVFKDFWMYARPDDCDDFTKLMLTTQVGLDAMAHFMNGDAAIPVNPGRAP, translated from the exons atgaacGGCACCAAACGGTCATGGGATGACATGgacgacgctgctgctgctgctgccgccgccgccgccgtcaccatggaCTCCTTTACGGCAGCGTTTGGGAACCACGGTCAAGACCACAGCACCGTCACTATCACCACAGACGGCACGCGACTCGACGACAATGCATCCGCTGCATCGCGCCAAAAGAGCTGCAATGCCTGCGTGAGAGGCAAGAGACGCTGCGATAAGCGCACGCCACAGTGCAGCCGCTGCTCTGCAAAGGGCTTGGATTGCATCTACCAGAAACTGCCCCCTGGAGCATCAACAGCCGAGACGTGCTCATCCGCCGGAGCCTCCGCAGCCAACCTCACCACTGAGTCCGCCGCTGAGTCCGCAAGGCCGCTGGGCTCCGTCACCAGCTCGTGCCCCGTCTCCGCCGCGGCGACTGCAGGAGGCACAGCAGGCACAGTTTCTGCCTCTTGCGCTGGCCTTCATACCatctcctcttcctctgccgccagcaccgcctccTGCGTCTCAGATGTGCCCGAGTTTGATATGAGCTTCGACATGGACAGCTTGGGCACCGATACTAGTCCCGAGAGCCTTCAAGCCGATATTGGCGTGCCTCTCAGCAACTCGACCCATGGCTCTGGCGGACTTGACTTTTCTATTGTGGACTTGATGGCCCAGACTACCGGGGGGGAACCCGACTTCTGGAACCTGCACCCTTTTGCGGAGATTACGACCGATAAGTTGCAAATTCCGTCTGTGCCTACCGGTCACTGTAACATGACACCGCCCTCCATGCTTCATCAGAACTTGCAACAGCTCCAGCCCATTCGTGACCTGTCTCTCATCAAGGACGCTGAGGCTGCCTGCATGGAGATTGATCCGTTGGCCGTCCATGACCCCAGCACACGAATCGGTTACATAGTGAGCTTCTTGACAAGTATGCATAGCACTTTTACGCAGACGAGAGCCTTGCCCTTTATGCATCCGCGTCTGTGGGTCGGTCAACTACCCAAAGTTATCCTTGCTGCGTTTtcagcatcgtcggcatATACCGCGTGTGGTCCCGCGAACAAGGGATGGACTGTTCGTCTACTGGTGGATGCGGGACGAGAGATTCATCGCGAGGGCGAGCGTGCCATCTCCAATGAAGACAAGCTGTCGCGCGTACAAGCGTTGTTGATTCTGAACTCGATGAGAATCTTTGATGGTGATCTGGGATTGAGGGCCGCGGCTGAGAGAGAAGTTCCCGTCCTGGTGTCGTGGCTCAAAGAGTTGAATAGCATCACGGAGAAtctggagatggaggagaatCTTGGTGGAGTGAACACAGTTATGCGAGAGAAGTCACCAAAGTCGTGGGAG AGCTGGGTATTTTTGGAgagctgccgccgcacaTTGATAACCTCGTACGCCATTATATGCATTTCGTGCATGCTCAAATCAGAAACTC CCAACGATGACATGTGGCGTGACGATATTGGTTTCACTGCCTCGCGCCACCTCTGGGACGCGCCAAATTCAGTCGAGTTCTACCGTGCGTGGCGTGAAAAGCCGCAGTTTTCAATCCAGAAGATGGTGTTTAAGGATTTCTGGATGTACGCTCGACCGGATGATTGCGATGATTTTACGAAGCTTATGCTTACAAC GCAAGTCGGTCTTGATGCCATGGCGCATTTTATGAATGGGGATGCCGCCATACCAGTAAATCCGGGGCGGGCGCCTTGA
- the mlcG gene encoding Compactin nonaketide synthase, enoyl reductase component: protein MLPTTQKAVAIASPRSPLIQITVPVHAPSPSEITLRVSYTASTPLDLHRADGGLLITTYPSQSGSGGASGTVVAVGADVHAIQVGDKVSVFAFHGGKEANHQEYITCAAYLASKIPVGVSEQQAATVNVNLCTVFHSLTRDLGLALPWPAEQQPQRGEAVLVWGASSSVGLYAVQVLRHWGYANVLAVSGASHHAHLEDLGARKCFDYRRGVAAVVDEILAEGRTPFILDCIGSLEGSLAPLKRIARRGDRVAVMLPVIVRDASVSEEPVYEMDVAKVGGWEGGVEVRGVRTHFYLENEFFKEHLQPEIVPTLLAQGIVQPNRYREIEGKNMVERAQKALDELRNRSVSGERLVWRVSDDTP, encoded by the exons atgCTTCCCACCACCCAAAAAGCAGTAGCAATCGCCTCCCCCCGCAGCCCACTCATCCAAATCACGGTACCCGTGCacgcgccgtcgccatctgAAATCACCCTCAGGGTATCCTACACGGCCTCAACACCACTGGACCTGCATCGCGCGGACGGCGGTCTCCTCATCACCACATATCCCAGTCAGTCCGGGTCGGGCGGCGCATCCGGCaccgtcgtcgccgtgggCGCAGACGTCCACGCCATCCAGGTCGGTGACAAAGTCTCCGTCTTCGCCTTCCACGGCGGCAAAGAAGCCAACCACCAGGAATACATCACCTGCGCGGCATACCTGGCGTCCAAGATCCCTGTCGGCGTCTCGGAGCAGCAGGCGGCCACAGTCAATGTCAATCTCTGCACCGTCTTCCACAGCCTCACGCGGGACCTGGGGCTCGCGCTTCCCTGGCCCGCTGAACAACAGCCGCAACGCGGCGAAGCGGTGCTGGTCTGGGGTGCGAGCAGCAGCGTGGGCTTGTACGCCGTGCAGGTGCTCCGCCACTGGGGGTACGCGAACGTCCTGGCCGTGAGCGGCGCATCACACCACGCCCACCTGGAAGACCTGGGGGCACGGAAGTGTTTTGATTATAGGCGCggggtggcggcggtggtggacGAGATCTTGGCCGAAGGCAGGACGCCATTCATCCTGGATTGTATAGGGAGCTTGGAGGGAAGCCTGGCGCCGCTGAAGAGGATTGCGAGGCGTGGCGATCGTGTTGCGGTCATGCTTCCCGTCATTGTGAGGGATGCGAGTGTTTCGGAGGAGCCAGTGTATGAGATGGACGTTGCCAAGGTTGGCGGGTGGGAGGGGGGCGTTGAGGTCAGGGGGGTGAGGACGCATTTCTATCTTGAG AATGAATTCTTCAAGGAGCATCTCCAGCCGGAGATTGTACCGACGCTGCTTGCGCAGGGTATCGTTCAGCCAAATAGATACAGGGAGATTGAGGGCAAGAACATGGTGGAAAGGGCGCAGAAGGCGTTGGATGAGTTGCGCAATAGGAGCGTTAGCGGTGAGAGGTTGGTCTGGAGGGTATCTGATGACACGCCGTAG
- the LACS7_1 gene encoding Long chain acyl-CoA synthetase 7, peroxisomal, whose translation MVVSAAGLLGQRLNQPPPPGKPHGVAVPGTQRPGRSPIYRHWQVKDKPLISTLDPNIRTIHDLFDESAQRVPNNNCMGVRKWFPETQSWDNKYSWVSYSNVAERRKNFGAGLVELHHRINHPQDKYGIGLWCQNRPEWQITDLACMSQGLFAVSIYETLGPDATEYIINHAELACVVCSLPHIPTLLRLAPRLPHLKLIISLDQLENGEMEGYSKRDALSVIASDLGIQIFSMSEVEKIGLESGRPMRPVGPEDLYTINYTSGTTGHPKGVLLTHAATLAGNTAARIGAKSSSDDVGISYLPLAHIMERLVEHATFAEGASCGFFRGDILGLVDDMLILQPTGFVSVPRLFNRFNSAIRAGTIEAEGFRGTLSKRILDTKVASMKLPIGQATVQHWLWDRIFTPKIRGKVGLGRATKLASGSAPLDPKVQEFLSAMFGVRLAQAYGMTETAGAVTVPLDGDFDTGHVGPPSPVAEICLESIPELQYSVDDKPYPRGELLVRGPILFKGYYKNEEENKKTIEEDGWFHTGDVATVDELGRFTIIDRKKNVLKLSQGEYVAPERLENVYTANCSLIANAFVHGDSQESTLVGIFGINPETFAPFAAKVLGQPISHEDVAALKRAVRDPKVQGELFNILQTIGRKNKFNKYEHVANILLDVEPFTVDNDLLTPTLKLKRAQAVREFRGEIDRMYAEINNKQPIKGKL comes from the exons ATGGTCGTATCTGCTGCTGGTCTTTTGGGGCAGAGGCTGAACCAGCCCCCCCCTCCTGGAAAACCTCATGGAGTTGCAGTCCCAGGGACCCAAAGACCGGGAAGGTCTCCCATTTACAGACACTGGCAAGTAAAAGACAAGCCTTTGATTAGCACGCTAGATCCCAACATAAGAACCATACACGACCTATTTGACGAGTCAGCTCAACGGGTTCCCAACAATAACTGTATGGGTGTTCGTAAATGGTTTCCAGAGACGCAATCATGGGATAACAAGTATTCGTGGGTCTCGTACAGCAATGTTGCTGAACGTCGCAAAAACTTTGGAGCTGGCCTCGTGGAACTTCACCATCGGATCAATCACCCCCAAGACAAGTATGGGATTGGACTTTGGTGCCAAAATAGACCGGAATGGCAGATAACCG ACCTTGCCTGCATGTCGCAAGGCCTCTTTGCCGTCTCTATTTACGAAACCTTGGGTCCGGATGCCACCGAATACATTATCAATCATGCCGAGCTAGCCTGCGTGGTCTGCTCCCTCCCGCATATACCGACACTTCTGAGGCTTGCACCTCGCCTTCCTCATcttaaactaattatatcTCTTGACCAACTTGAAAACGGAGAAATGGAGGGCTACTCGAAGAGGGATGCTCTGAGCGTTATTGCGTCAGACCttggtatccagattttctcAATGAGCGAGGTGGAAAAGATCGGTCTCGAGTCCGGTCGCCCTATGCGTCCTGTTGGCCCCGAGGACCTCTACACTATCAACTATACTTCTGGCACGACTGGTCATCCGAAGGGGGTCCTCCTTACCCATGCTGCAACACTTGCAGGTAACACCGCGGCTCGCATTGGAGCAAAATCCTCAAGCGACGACGTCGGGATTTCGTACCTACCATTGGCTCATATCATGGAAAGATTGGTTGAGCATGCCACGTTTGCTGAAGGTGCGAGTTGCGGCTTCTTCCGAGGAGATATCTTGGGACTGGTAGACGATATGCTCATTCTCCAGCCCACGGGCTTTGTGTCTGTGCCTCGCCTGTTCAACCGTTTTAACAGTGCCATTAGAGCTGGTACGATTGAGGCTGAAGGGTTCAGAGGAACTCTGTCCAAACGAATCCTAGACACAAAAGTGGCTTCCATGAAGCTCCCTATCGGCCAAGCCACTGTTCAGCATTGGCTGTGGGACCGCATCTTCACACCGAAGATCAGGGGGAAAGTTGGTCTTGGCCGGGCAACTAAActtgccagcggcagcgcGCCACTCGACCCCAAGGTTCAAGAGTTCCTCTCGGCCATGTTCGGAGTGAGGCTCGCCCAAGCCTACGGTATGACGGAAACCGCCGGAGCCGTAACAGTGCCGCTAGATGGAGACTTTGACACTGGTCATGTCGGTCCTCCTAGCCCGGTCGCTGAGATCTGTCTGGAGTCTATCCCTGAATTACAGTACAGTGTTGACGACAAGCCATATCCCCGCGGGGAGCTCTTGGTACGTGGCCCAATTTTATTCAAGGGCTACTACAAGAACGAGGAAGAGAACAAGAAAACAATAGAGGAAGACGGGTGGTTTCATACTGGCGATGTCGCAACGGTTGATGAACTAGGCCGTTTTACCATCATCGATCGGAAGAAGAACGTATTGAAGCTCTCACAAGGTGAATATGTGGCGCCCGAACGTCTTGAAAACGTGTACACTGCGAATTGCAGCCTTATTGCGAATGCATTTGTACACGGTGATAGCCAAGAGTCTACTTTGGTCGGCATCTTTGGTATAAACCCGGAGACGTTTGCACCGTTTGCTGCCAAAGTTCTTGGTCAGCCTATTAGCCACGAGGACGTGGCCGCCTTGAAGCGAGCAGTCCGAGATCCAAAGGTCCAGGGAGAGCTTTTTAATATTCTGCAGACGATTGGGAGGAAGAACAAGTTCAACAAGTATGAGCATGTTGCAAACATTCTTCTTGATGTTGAGCCATTTACAGTTGACAATGACCTTTTGACACCGAC GTTGAAACTGAAGAGAGCGCAAGCGGTCCGAGAATTCCGAGGAGAGATTGATCGTATGTATGCTGAAATTAATAACAAACAGCCAATAAAGGGCAAGCTGTAA
- the GRX6 gene encoding Monothiol glutaredoxin-6 yields MPSPRRLRLLALAAIATVVFFLFYSSGVDPSQDSHTIQDFYHKTMDGMKKGSPPGQAIINTKTGEKAGHIPADKDADGDVDEDDRKITAEMQLRLKQAEQDAKDKANIKGGLKPDIPSEIVGKGNSAEGQPKKDKNAAADKGVSGNADKTTDKTKTKTKEPKEESEAEAELSSILKKAPVVIFSKTYCPFSKTAKGILLDKYHIAPVPFVVELDKHAQGASLQDVLLEKTGRKTVPNILINGVSIGGGDDIVELDKQNKLADKIRMLGNKRVKVSERFAPDEIKK; encoded by the exons ATGCCTTCCCCACGACGGCTACGTCTGCtcgccttggcggccattgcTACCGTCGTATTCTTTCTATTCTATTCGTCCGGCGTCGACCCCAGCCAGGACTCGCACACGATCCAAGACTTTTACCACAAAACCATGGACGGAATGAAGAAGGGATCCCCGCCAGGGCAAGCTATAATAAACACCAAAACGGGGGAGAAGGCGGGCCATATTCCCGCAGACAAggacgccgacggcgacgttgacgaagacgacagGAAAATCACCGCCGAAATGCAGCTGCGCCTAAAACAGGCTGAGCAGgacgccaaagacaaggCCAATATAAAGGGTGGGCTGAAGCCCGACATCCCCAGTGAGATTGTGGGCAAGGGCAATTCAGCGGAGGGCCAGcccaagaaggacaagaatgCGGCCGCCGACAAGGGCGTGTCAGGCAATGCAGACAAGACGacagacaagaccaagaccaagaccaaggaacCAAAGGAGGAGAGCGAGGCGGAAGCCGAGCTGAGTAGTATTTTGAAAAAGGCACCAG tcgtcatcttctccaaaaCGTACTGCCCCTTCTCCAAGACAGCCAAGGGCATTCTCCTCGACAAATACCACATCGCCCCCGTACCATTCGTAGTCGAACTCGATAAGCACGCTCAAGGTGCGTCCCTGCAAGATGTCCTGCTCGAAAAGACTGGTCGCAAGACGGTGCCCAACATTCTCATCAACGGCGtcagcatcggcggcggcgacgacattgTTGAGCTCGACAAGCAGAACAAGCTGGCCGACAAGATCAGGATGCTCGGCAACAAGCGCGTCAAGGTGTCTGAGCGATTTGCCCCAGACGAGATCAAGAAGTAA
- the SIL1 gene encoding Nucleotide exchange factor SIL1 encodes MLALLFGLILCIFSAPSIADHSDSSNVPKPDLICHTSNPDECYPRVFQPTEEFQIVHDDQELPKGLHVRLNIWTGLKEAKINVPDEIDPSLEGMPVDQAVVIVDHEEQLGAPKIPKGAPEYEPVGKVKGPQHESAALVEGLNMLKSGTSKNNQAFDDALETLEDLSHDMYYGLNIAEDTEAMEALLCLMSGQSAPSTNGAVPHDQQAASILAGVFQNNPAALKQVTGFWPQLLVESRCPNTGKSLRQSLYSSVEPSRNGEGANAQQAAARVKPKVSVINGLIKDGSIRTHFLREGGMESLLKVLIPEDKAWAGAQRKVGQLVLDNFLDENTGATLGEWPYLPKLGDELCQTEESGTAEGCWDYHVERIMKSSKASKEDWSWQLNDRLAAARQEQSNERKHEEL; translated from the coding sequence ATGCTAGCCTTGCTGTTCGGTCTAATCCTCTGCATCTTCTCAGCGCCCTCGATAGCTGACCACTCTGATTCTTCCAATGTCCCCAAGCCAGACCTTATTTGTCACACATCTAACCCCGACGAATGTTACCCACGGGTATTCCAACCTACAGAGGAATTCCAGATCGTCCACGATGATCAAGAACTGCCCAAAGGGCTCCACGTCCGCCTAAACATCTGGACAGGTCTAAAGGAAGCCAAGATCAATGTCCCTGACGAGATCGATCCTTCTCTAGAAGGGATGCCCGTTGACCAAGCCGTGGTCATCGTCGACCATGAGGAACAGCTAGGCGCCCCCAAAATCCCGAAAGGCGCGCCAGAGTATGAGCCGGTTGGAAAAGTCAAGGGACCACAGCATGAATCCGCCGCGCTTGTCGAGGGACTGAACATGCTCAAGAGCGGAACCAGCAAAAACAATCAAGCATTTGACGATGCCCTAGAGACGCTGGAGGATCTCTCCCACGACATGTACTATGGTTTGAACATTGCCGAGGATACAGAGGCCATGGAAGCGCTGCTGTGCCTCATGAGTGGCCAGAGCGCTCCAAGTACCAATGGAGCTGTTCCTCACGACCAGCAAGCTGCCTCGATTTTGGCTGGTGTATTTCAGAACAATCCAGCCGCACTCAAGCAAGTCACCGGTTTCTGGCCACAGCTACTCGTTGAATCCAGGTGCCCCAACACCGGCAAGTCTCTGCGCCAGAGCCTCTATTCCAGTGTTGAACCATCACGGAACGGAGAAGGCGCAAATGCCCAGCAGGCAGCTGCCCGGGTCAAGCCCAAGGTTTCTGTCATCAATGGACTTATCAAAGATGGTTCTATTCGAACACACTTTCTCAGAGAAGGAGGCATGGAATCGCTATTGAAGGTGCTCATTCCCGAGGATAAGGCATGGGCTGGTGCTCAACGAAAAGTTGGGCAGCTTGTGCTAGATAACTTCTTGGATGAAAACACGGGTGCGACTTTGGGGGAATGGCCCTATCTACCCAAGCTAGGCGATGAACTGTGTCAGACGGAAGAGTCTGGGACGGCCGAGGGATGCTGGGACTATCATGTCGAGAGGATTATGAAGTCAAGCAAGGCCAGTAAGGAGGACTGGAGTTGGCAGTTAAATGACCgactggcggcggcgaggcaaGAGCAAAGTAATGAGAGGAAGCATGAGGAGCTGTAG
- the ASHR1 gene encoding Histone-lysine N-methyltransferase ASHR1, producing the protein MPPIETRPHPSKYRALHATQRFKPSQIIHTFHPLILHPSLSQLASVCTHCLRPGSPRACSRCHAAYYCNTSCQQAAWTAVHSKECKALQQRKLGSRTGADLPTPVRALLQTLLNKEIEDGIAALDGHTEERRKTKTWPDLEMMAMAACAFAGRQGESNIRRAVELLCKIQTNAFHRWDVDLGQVGVFLEPTLAMANHSCVPNAVVQFVGRKAILRAERPIQAGDEIEISYTDYTMPLSARREALEQYSFECTCARCKGDLNVYQVRTAYLYPSTYSVADVSGGDEHPAVTDKTTQDVAVRYTTEPARLPDSLPARYAALKAQYRLSRRLADARLWAVSPVPQLLAETAIYFAERDDFPCALAVTALAATSCDPFRYAAPFHPVRLKNLFMMAKLLANTAEGTGNTAAARSGLDQKLQDTLSNIDQVSLCQMLLIMVIKMCPGELADWELSVAAREMLADIGKLPGREKELSLINAWAADGDAEASRLFFEYAVVRQVGVLAGIGMEVVRFITDSE; encoded by the exons ATGCCGCCTATCGAAACCCGCCCCCATCCTTCCAAATACCGCGCCCTCCACGCCACGCAGCGCTTCAAACCCTCCCAGATCATCCACACCTTCCACCCACTCATCTTACACCCATCGCTCTCGCAGCTCGCATCCGTATGCACGCATTGCCTCCGTCCCGGCTCGCCGCGCGCGTGTTCCCGCTGTCACGCCGCATACTACTGCAACACCAGCTGCCAGCAAGCTGCCTGGACGGCCGTCCACTCCAAAGAATGCAAGGCCCTCCAACAACGCAAGCTGGGTTCCCGAACAGGCGCCGATCTCCCCACCCCCGTGAGAGCACTTCTCCAAACCCTTCTCAATAAGGAGATTGAAGACGGGATCGCTGCGCTAGATGGTCACAccgaggagaggaggaagaccAAGACCTGGCCCgacttggagatgatggcaatggcggcgtgTGCCTTTGCCGGGAGACAAGGGGAGAGCAACATCCGCCGGGCAGTCGAGCTGCTTTGCAAG ATCCAGACGAATGCGTTTCACAGATGGGACGTGGACCTAGGCCAGGTAGGCGTGTTTCTGGAACCGAcgctcgccatggccaaccacTCGTGCGTGCCCAACGCCGTGGTGCAGTTTGTAGGCCGCAAGGCGATACTCAGGGCCGAGAGGCCGATccaggccggcgacgagatTGAAATATCCTACACGG ACTACACGATGCCCCTGTCCGCACGCAGGGAGGCGCTCGAGCAGTACAGCTTCGAGTGCACATGCGCCAGGTGCAAGGGCGACCTGAACGTGTACCAGGTCCGCACAGCCTACTTATACCCAAGCACGTACAGCGTGGCGGACGTGTCGGGCGGCGACGAGCATCCCGCCGTCACGGACAAGACCACGCAGGACGTGGCGGTGAGATACACCACGGAACCAGCCCGGCTGCCAGACTCGCTGCCCGCCCGCTACGCGGCTCTCAAGGCGCAATACCGCCTTTCTCGGAGGCTCGCCGACGCCCGTCTGTGGGCCGTGTCGCCTGTGCCGCAACTCCTCGCCGAAACGGCAATCTACTTTGCCGAGAGGGACGACTTCCCGTGCGCCCTGGCCGTGACGGCATTGGCAGCGACGTCCTGCGACCCGTTCCGCTATGCGGCGCCGTTTCACCCCGTTCGCTTAAAGAATctcttcatgatggccaagttgctAGCTAATACTGCCGAGGGCACAGGGaatacggcggcggcgagaagcGGACTGGATCAGAAGCTCCAGGACACGCTGTCGAATATAGACCAGGTTTCACTGTGTCAGATGCTGCTCATCATGGTCATCAAGATGTGTCCCGGGGAGCTGGCGGATTGGGAGCTGAGCGTTGCGGCGAGGGAGATGCTGGCCGATATTGGAAAGTTGCCGGGGCGAGAGAAGGAGTTATCGCTGATAAATGCGTGGGCGGCAGATGGGGACGCCGAGGCGTCAAGACTGTTTTTCGAGTACGCGGTGGTTAGGCAGGTTGGCGTCTTGGCCGGGATCGGGATGGAGGTGGTGAGGTTTATAACCGACTCTGAGTAG